ATTTCCATCAACCGCAGCTGTAAAGCTTATCGCTGAGTTTTGCATGAGATTAATTGAGATCTGATGTTTATGAAAGGCCGCGAATAAGTCGGTGAGGTGCTCTTCAACTACAAAAGAAAAATCTCGAGTACTTATGGATAATAACTTTTGATTAGGTTTGATAATGAAGGAAGGGATATCGGTATCGAAGTGCTCGGTTTGATGGATTTTAGACCCCTTTTCCTTTGGAGATAAAAAAGGTTTAATATAAAGCGGAATACTTTTATTCTGAAGTGGCTTTACCGTTTTGGGATGAATTACTGATGCCCCGTAATAGCTTAACTCCAAAGCCTCCTTGTAGCTAATTTCCTCCAACTTTACAGTGGACTCGAACAAACGAGGATCGGCATTAAGCAAGCCGGGCACATCTTTCCAAATGGTTAATGCACTAGCATTGGAGCAAAAGGCCAAAATTGCACCAGAAAAATCAGAACCTTCCCTTCCGAGAGTGGTAACATGTCCTTCTTCTGTTCCACCCACAAATCCTTGTGTTATTTTTATTTTATCCGGGTAAGTATGGTTAATGCTGGTAACTTTTTCGGCTGTTTTTTCCCAAACAACATTGGCTTTTTTAAAGTTTCTATCGGTACGGACAATCTTGCTTGCATTTAACCATTGTGCCGGTAACTTTCTGAAATTTAGATATTGATATACGATGCGGGTAGAAACCATTTCCCCGAAGGAAACAACTGCATCGTAATTAGCCGCCTGGTTATCCGATGGATCCTCTTTTACAAGTTTTTCGAGGGCCTTAAAGTACTCGTTAACGTCGTTAATTACGGGCTCGCAAGAAAGGCCTGTAAATGCCCCTTTAATTATTTCGTGATGTTGGTTGCGGATTACACTTATTTTCTCGGAAGCTTCTGCAGTATTCCCTCGGTGCCATGCATCGAAAACTTCCTCTAGAGCATTGGTGGTTTTCCCCATAGCAGACACCACCACCCACAAGTTATTACCACCGTGCTGAGCAATAATATCTCCAAGGTTTATCACCCCTTTTGCATCCTTAACCGATGCGCCTCCGAATTTATATACCTCCATTTAAAATTCTTGTAAAATCCTTTGGAAAAAGCTTTCCATTTATCCACTCTGGATCTAAATCTGCTTGGTACTTTTTATAAAAATTAATTGCCGGTTCGTTCCAGTCTAACACCTGCCATTCCATGCGTTGGCAATTCCAATCGCTTGCAGTTTTCACTACAGATTCAAATAACATCGCTCCTATCCCTTTGCGTCTATACGGTTCGCTAACACACAGATCCTCCAGGTACAGTGCTTTACCTTTCCAGGTGGAATATTTTTTATAGAACAGAGCAAATCCAACTATATTTTCTTGCTCACAAGCTACAATACAGGAAAACCAATTGTTAGTAGAAAAGCCATCATTTTTAAGGGTAGTAGTATCTATTGCCACCTCCTGAGGAGCATTTTCGTATAAAGCCAATTCTTTAATTAGACCCAAAACCTGATCCATATCTTCCACTTTCGCGGGTCTAATCCTTATCTCTTCGCTCATTTACCCCTTGCTTTTCGTATTTTCGCACAAAATTTTCTCCATGGCAAAAGTAACCACGCTTTCCGAGTTTATCATAAACAACCAAAAAGACTTTCCATACGAAACTAGTGATCTAAGTCGATTACTAAGCTCTATCCAAATAGCGGCGAAGATTGTAAACCGCGAGGTAAACCGCGCTGGGTTAACCGACAACATCTTAGGAGCAGTAGGAAGCACCAATGTTCAGGGAGAAGAGCAACAAAAATTAGATGTTTATGCCAACGATAGATTTATCGAGGCCATGGCATCTCAGAAAGTGGTTTGTGGAATTGGAAGCGAGGAAAATGATCACTTTTTAGGGGCCGAGCATGGATTGAGTAAAGACGGTCAGTACATTGTTATGATGGATCCTTTAGATGGATCATCGAACATTGACGTGAACGTTTCTATTGGAACTATTTTCTCAATA
The genomic region above belongs to Luteibaculum oceani and contains:
- a CDS encoding aspartate kinase, giving the protein MEVYKFGGASVKDAKGVINLGDIIAQHGGNNLWVVVSAMGKTTNALEEVFDAWHRGNTAEASEKISVIRNQHHEIIKGAFTGLSCEPVINDVNEYFKALEKLVKEDPSDNQAANYDAVVSFGEMVSTRIVYQYLNFRKLPAQWLNASKIVRTDRNFKKANVVWEKTAEKVTSINHTYPDKIKITQGFVGGTEEGHVTTLGREGSDFSGAILAFCSNASALTIWKDVPGLLNADPRLFESTVKLEEISYKEALELSYYGASVIHPKTVKPLQNKSIPLYIKPFLSPKEKGSKIHQTEHFDTDIPSFIIKPNQKLLSISTRDFSFVVEEHLTDLFAAFHKHQISINLMQNSAISFTAAVDGNCNLEPLIEELKNRYKVLYNDGAELITIRHFNQEVIDQLTRGKEILVEQKTRSTVRFICK
- a CDS encoding GNAT family N-acetyltransferase; the encoded protein is MSEEIRIRPAKVEDMDQVLGLIKELALYENAPQEVAIDTTTLKNDGFSTNNWFSCIVACEQENIVGFALFYKKYSTWKGKALYLEDLCVSEPYRRKGIGAMLFESVVKTASDWNCQRMEWQVLDWNEPAINFYKKYQADLDPEWINGKLFPKDFTRILNGGI